ATCGCGAAGAGATCCCCGCGTGCCTGAGCCCAGGGCTCGACCGTCTTTTTAAAGATTTCCGTCTAGAACGTCGCCGTGTGATTCGCTCGATACAGCAACACTTTCAATCACCTGCGTATTTGAAACAAATCGCAGCGCAGCAATCGTGGCTCAGTGCCGCCGAGCAATCGACGGGTGCCCGCAGCACTTTGCCGATCGAAAAAGTCGCCTCCAAAGAGATACTCAAGCACTACAAGCTGATACGCAAGGAAGGCATGGCAATCACCCCAGAGACGCCTGATGAGGCGGTGCACGAATTACGCATCGAATGTAAAAAATTACGCTACTTGCTAGAGTTATTCGCCTCTTTATACGGCCCCGCCGATTTGAAGCCTATTCTGAAGCGCTTACGCGGCTTACAGAATGTCTTAGGCGATTTCAACGACTACTCCGTGCAGACTGAATCCATGCTGGAGTATCTCAACAGCGCGAAACAACTAGACAAGGCATCTGCCGCTGCCGTTGGTGGACTGATCGCAGTCTTAAACGACAGGCAACGACAAGCTCGAAGCCATGTGACCGAGCGCTTCCTACAGTTTAGCGATGGCAAGATGAGCGAGCGCTTCAAACGACTATTCACCACAGGAAAAGACGCAAATAATGAGTGTTATTGCATGTTATAGTAGCAAAGGAGGCGTGGGTAAAACATCCACCTCAGTCAATCTCGCCTACGCATCGGCCAAAGCCGGTAAGCGCACCCTACTGATCGATCTCGATCAGCAAGGCGCCTCAACCTTCTATTTCCGAATGCGCGCGCCTAAGAAACACAGCGTCGCTTCATTGATAGCAGATAAAAGCGACGGCACGAAAGCCATACGTGAGACGGACTATCTGGGGCTGCACTTACTCCCAGCTCACCTATCGTATCGCAACTTTGACCTACTACTGGAGGGGATGAAGCGCTCTAAGCGTCGCCTCGCCGAATTTGTCAAAGAAGTCGGACAAGGGTATGACCACATCATCCTCGATTGCCCGCCGACTCTCAGCCTCGTGGCAGAGAATATTTTCCGTGCAGCCGACATTATATTGATCCCTGTAGTGCCTACGACACTATCTGAGCGCACCTATGAACAGCTTCAGGCCTTCTTTGACTGCAGGAACTACAAAAGTAAGAAGCTGCGCCCCTTCTTCTCAATGGTCGATCGCCGCAAACGGATGCACCAAGCCACCATCCAATCCATGCGCGGCACTGAGAGACGCATCTTGACCGCCGAGATCCCCTACAGTGCGGAAGTCGAGGCCATGGGCATGCATCGCGAGCCTTTGCTACATTTCTCACCAAACCATAAAGCTAGCATTGCCTTTCATGCGCTCTGGGGTGAAATCGGGAGAATCTAAGATTATGAGTGCCTGTATCGAAATCGAACGAAAGTTTTTAATCCCACGCCCTCCGGCGCTCGAAGGCGTGCCCAGCACCCAGCTGCGCCAAGGCTATAT
The window above is part of the Lentimonas sp. CC4 genome. Proteins encoded here:
- a CDS encoding CHAD domain-containing protein, with the protein product REEIPACLSPGLDRLFKDFRLERRRVIRSIQQHFQSPAYLKQIAAQQSWLSAAEQSTGARSTLPIEKVASKEILKHYKLIRKEGMAITPETPDEAVHELRIECKKLRYLLELFASLYGPADLKPILKRLRGLQNVLGDFNDYSVQTESMLEYLNSAKQLDKASAAAVGGLIAVLNDRQRQARSHVTERFLQFSDGKMSERFKRLFTTGKDANNECYCML
- a CDS encoding AAA family ATPase, which gives rise to MSVIACYSSKGGVGKTSTSVNLAYASAKAGKRTLLIDLDQQGASTFYFRMRAPKKHSVASLIADKSDGTKAIRETDYLGLHLLPAHLSYRNFDLLLEGMKRSKRRLAEFVKEVGQGYDHIILDCPPTLSLVAENIFRAADIILIPVVPTTLSERTYEQLQAFFDCRNYKSKKLRPFFSMVDRRKRMHQATIQSMRGTERRILTAEIPYSAEVEAMGMHREPLLHFSPNHKASIAFHALWGEIGRI